A section of the Solitalea canadensis DSM 3403 genome encodes:
- a CDS encoding DEAD/DEAH box helicase — protein sequence MNLFEQLGIGPKTVQAISELGFEAPTPIQEQAIPELLKGNRDFVGLAQTGTGKTAAFGLPMLELIDLGLRQPQALVLCPTRELCLQITNDLVNFSKYLGQVSVVAVYGGASIINQMRDLKRGAHIIVATPGRMLDIINRNVINFDNVRISVLDEADEMLNMGFQEDINAILSHTPDTKNTWLFSATMPNEVRRISQNYMTDPFELTVGNRNEGNSNIEHEYYIAKARDKYAAFKRLVDFNPEIFGIVFCRTKIETQEIAEALIRDGYNADALHGDLSQQQRDKVMKRYRDRSLQLLIATDVAARGIDVNDVTHVINYSLPDDVESYTHRSGRTARAGKTGVSMAIINSKEMGKIRQIERIIKKKFTKCDIPSGFDVCEKQLFALIHKVHNVQVNEQIDQYLERINAEFADVSKEDIIKRFASLEFNRFLDYYKNAPDLNARADERESRERGDRNTMRSGGKFTRLFVNLGSLDDFTRGDMLRYVCDNAHVSGSKIGRIDVKGVYSFFEVESEIVDKVFEGFKQKDFNGRQVRIEISQDGDRKREERRSGFGGGRSFSGNREGGERRGGFNGNRERGGDRDRNDRGDRGGRGGYGGNRERKPSNSGSDDKRGRW from the coding sequence ATGAATTTATTTGAACAATTGGGCATTGGCCCAAAAACTGTCCAAGCTATTTCTGAGCTGGGATTTGAAGCTCCTACTCCTATCCAGGAACAGGCAATCCCTGAACTTTTGAAAGGCAACCGCGACTTTGTTGGTTTGGCGCAAACTGGTACCGGTAAAACTGCAGCATTTGGTTTACCAATGCTAGAGCTTATCGACCTTGGTCTACGTCAGCCTCAGGCATTAGTGCTGTGCCCTACTCGCGAGTTATGCTTACAAATTACTAACGACTTAGTAAACTTCAGTAAATACTTAGGTCAGGTTAGTGTTGTTGCCGTTTATGGCGGTGCCAGCATTATTAACCAAATGCGTGACCTAAAGCGTGGTGCTCACATTATTGTGGCTACACCAGGCCGTATGCTGGATATTATCAACCGTAACGTTATCAATTTTGATAATGTACGTATCTCTGTATTAGACGAGGCTGATGAAATGTTGAATATGGGCTTCCAGGAAGACATCAACGCTATTCTTTCTCACACTCCTGATACTAAAAACACTTGGTTATTTTCAGCAACCATGCCTAACGAAGTTCGTCGTATCTCTCAAAACTACATGACTGATCCGTTTGAACTTACTGTTGGTAACCGTAACGAAGGTAACTCAAACATTGAACACGAATATTATATTGCAAAAGCTCGTGATAAATACGCAGCGTTCAAACGCTTAGTAGACTTTAACCCTGAGATCTTTGGTATCGTTTTCTGTCGTACCAAAATTGAAACTCAGGAAATTGCTGAAGCATTGATCCGTGATGGATATAATGCAGATGCTTTACACGGCGACTTATCTCAGCAACAACGTGACAAAGTAATGAAACGCTACAGAGATCGTTCATTACAGTTATTGATTGCTACTGACGTTGCTGCACGTGGTATTGACGTTAACGACGTAACACACGTTATTAACTACTCATTACCTGATGATGTGGAAAGCTACACTCACAGAAGTGGTCGTACTGCGCGTGCCGGTAAAACCGGAGTTTCTATGGCTATTATCAATAGCAAAGAAATGGGTAAGATTCGTCAGATTGAACGCATTATCAAAAAGAAATTTACTAAATGTGATATCCCTAGCGGATTTGATGTTTGTGAAAAACAATTATTTGCATTGATCCACAAAGTTCACAATGTACAAGTGAATGAGCAGATCGATCAATACTTAGAACGCATCAACGCTGAATTTGCTGATGTAAGCAAAGAAGATATCATCAAACGTTTTGCTTCATTAGAATTCAATCGTTTCCTTGACTACTACAAAAATGCACCTGATTTAAATGCAAGAGCAGACGAGCGTGAAAGTCGTGAGCGTGGTGATCGTAATACTATGCGTAGCGGTGGTAAATTCACTCGTTTATTTGTAAACTTAGGTTCATTAGACGACTTCACTCGTGGCGATATGTTACGCTATGTTTGTGATAATGCACACGTAAGCGGAAGCAAAATTGGCCGTATCGACGTTAAAGGTGTTTATTCATTCTTCGAGGTTGAATCGGAAATCGTTGATAAAGTATTTGAAGGCTTTAAACAAAAAGACTTCAACGGTCGTCAGGTTCGTATCGAAATCTCACAAGATGGAGATCGTAAACGTGAAGAGCGCCGTTCAGGTTTTGGTGGTGGTCGCTCATTTAGCGGCAACCGCGAAGGTGGTGAGCGTCGTGGAGGTTTCAATGGAAATCGTGAACGTGGTGGAGACCGTGATCGCAATGATCGTGGCGACAGAGGCGGACGCGGTGGCTACGGAGGTAACCGTGAGCGCAAACCTTCTAACAGTGGTAGCGACGACAAAAGAGGTCGTTGGTAG
- a CDS encoding DUF4293 domain-containing protein: MTNYIWRMIQRIQSIYLAVAFLAASALFFVPVVSFVDLDNIGQGSIKELVEIRALGKYVMSMAGPNKVEAYTPGLILTVLVAGLALAAIFTFKNRKLQINLCWLNAFLAIGLSVFMMLKAQPESVGQVSDWSAKIGAYLFSVIIICLILAIKSIRKDDNLIKSADRLR, translated from the coding sequence TTGACTAACTATATTTGGCGCATGATTCAACGCATTCAATCAATCTACTTAGCTGTCGCCTTCTTAGCTGCTTCAGCTTTATTTTTTGTTCCAGTTGTAAGCTTTGTCGATCTAGACAATATTGGTCAGGGAAGCATTAAAGAACTGGTAGAAATAAGAGCTTTAGGAAAATATGTAATGTCAATGGCGGGCCCTAACAAGGTAGAGGCCTATACACCTGGCTTAATATTAACTGTTTTAGTAGCTGGATTAGCTTTAGCAGCGATCTTTACGTTTAAAAACAGGAAACTACAGATCAATCTTTGTTGGTTAAATGCATTTTTGGCTATTGGCCTTTCTGTGTTCATGATGCTTAAAGCTCAACCCGAAAGTGTTGGACAGGTTTCTGACTGGAGTGCTAAAATTGGTGCATATTTATTTTCCGTTATCATTATCTGCCTGATACTTGCCATAAAATCGATCCGAAAAGATGATAATCTTATCAAATCAGCGGATAGATTGAGGTAG
- the truA gene encoding tRNA pseudouridine(38-40) synthase TruA, which yields MDEGQQKHRYFIELAYKGTNFHGWQVQPNAISVQEVLNKALSTVLREPIETLGCGRTDTGVHATNFFAHFDTSIAIVVDHLAKEKPELAMGEFRLVKAVNALIGYEVAVKRFIAVKQDAHARFDATSRSYEYHVVFEKDPFKREFSHHVTNKPDVAAMNEAAKVIMTYTDFSCFSKSNTQTFTNNCKITRAEWVEQANGLVFHITADRFLRNMVRAIVGTLLEVGKGTLSIDGIRKVIESKNRSKAGESVPAAGLFLTEITYPEETLKSKS from the coding sequence ATGGATGAGGGACAACAAAAACACAGATATTTCATAGAGCTTGCATACAAAGGCACTAATTTTCATGGTTGGCAAGTTCAACCCAATGCAATTAGTGTGCAGGAAGTATTGAATAAAGCATTATCGACCGTTTTACGTGAACCAATTGAAACATTAGGTTGTGGTAGAACTGATACCGGCGTACACGCCACTAATTTTTTTGCTCATTTCGATACTTCAATAGCAATAGTAGTTGACCATTTAGCTAAGGAAAAACCGGAATTGGCAATGGGTGAATTCCGATTGGTAAAGGCAGTGAATGCATTAATTGGATATGAAGTAGCCGTAAAAAGATTTATCGCTGTAAAACAGGATGCCCATGCCCGTTTTGATGCAACAAGCCGTTCTTATGAGTATCATGTCGTTTTTGAAAAAGACCCGTTTAAAAGAGAGTTCTCCCATCATGTTACCAATAAACCTGATGTTGCTGCAATGAACGAAGCGGCAAAAGTCATCATGACTTATACCGACTTTAGCTGTTTCAGTAAAAGTAATACCCAAACGTTTACCAATAACTGCAAGATAACTCGGGCAGAATGGGTTGAACAGGCAAATGGATTAGTTTTTCACATTACAGCCGATCGTTTTCTACGCAATATGGTACGGGCAATTGTAGGAACGCTCTTGGAAGTAGGAAAAGGTACCCTTTCCATCGATGGAATTAGAAAAGTGATCGAAAGTAAAAATCGCTCAAAAGCAGGTGAATCAGTGCCTGCAGCGGGATTGTTTTTGACCGAGATAACCTATCCCGAAGAAACTTTAAAGTCTAAAAGCTAA
- a CDS encoding ABC transporter ATP-binding protein: MAVTGNALDLKLTRRVFNYAKPYRGIFYWAVILTIALAIVAPLRPYLVEYTVDHYILFNDMNGLLKMTGIMIGLLLLQTVIQYNHTFCTNWLGQSVIKDIRKDIFDHITNLRLKYFDNTPIGTLITRTVSDLETIADVFSEGIISIVGDILQIVTIIAFMLYTDVKLTLVVLAPMPLLIMATYIFKEAIKSAFQEVRQQVTRLNTFLQEHITGMSVTQLFSREDQEFNKFKQINRAHRRAHIRSNWYYSIFFPVVELISAMSIGLLVWWGSREIIGDKISPGVVVSFIMYINMLYRPIRELADKFNTLQMGMVSAERVFKVIDTDEITPNNGTLQPAVIKGDVEFNNVWFAYNDEQWVLKDISFKIKPGETLALVGATGAGKSSTINILNRFYEIGKGSVKLDGVDIRAYDLHYLRSCIATVLQDVFLFSDTIYNNISLNNSKITKEEIEEAAREVGAEEFIKRLPGGFEYNVMERGATLSVGQAQLISFIRALVYNPKILVLDEATSSVDTETEELIQNAILKLMQGRTTIVIAHRLSTIQNADKIIVLDKGEIKEMGNHQELLRLNGYYKRLYDLQFNSAGIKV, translated from the coding sequence ATGGCCGTAACAGGTAATGCACTTGATTTAAAACTAACACGCAGAGTATTTAATTATGCCAAACCTTATAGGGGGATTTTTTATTGGGCTGTAATACTCACCATTGCGTTGGCAATTGTAGCTCCGTTGCGTCCTTACCTGGTTGAATATACAGTAGACCATTATATCTTATTTAATGATATGAATGGTCTATTAAAAATGACAGGGATTATGATTGGTTTGCTACTACTGCAGACTGTCATTCAGTATAATCATACCTTTTGTACAAATTGGTTGGGGCAATCGGTAATTAAAGACATACGAAAAGACATCTTCGATCATATTACTAATTTAAGACTCAAATATTTTGACAATACACCTATTGGTACATTGATTACCCGTACTGTTTCAGACCTTGAAACTATTGCCGATGTTTTTTCTGAAGGTATTATCTCCATAGTAGGCGATATTTTGCAGATTGTAACCATTATAGCATTTATGTTATACACTGATGTGAAACTGACATTAGTTGTATTAGCTCCTATGCCATTGTTAATAATGGCCACTTATATTTTCAAGGAAGCGATCAAATCTGCATTTCAGGAAGTACGTCAGCAGGTAACCAGGTTAAATACGTTTTTGCAAGAGCATATAACCGGAATGTCGGTAACCCAATTGTTTAGCCGTGAAGATCAGGAATTCAATAAATTTAAGCAGATCAACAGGGCTCACAGGCGTGCACATATTCGTTCAAACTGGTATTATTCCATCTTTTTTCCGGTAGTGGAGTTGATCTCAGCAATGTCTATTGGTTTATTGGTTTGGTGGGGTTCCAGAGAAATTATTGGTGATAAAATATCACCGGGCGTTGTGGTATCATTTATTATGTATATCAACATGCTTTACCGCCCGATCAGAGAGCTGGCAGATAAATTTAACACCTTGCAAATGGGTATGGTGAGTGCCGAACGTGTGTTTAAGGTAATTGATACGGATGAAATTACTCCAAACAACGGAACTCTTCAGCCAGCTGTTATTAAAGGCGACGTTGAATTTAATAATGTTTGGTTTGCCTATAATGATGAACAGTGGGTATTAAAAGATATTTCATTTAAGATAAAACCGGGTGAAACACTGGCATTAGTAGGAGCAACCGGAGCAGGAAAATCTTCAACCATAAATATTTTAAATCGTTTTTATGAAATAGGGAAAGGGTCAGTGAAGCTGGATGGTGTAGATATTCGTGCTTACGATTTGCATTATCTTCGTTCGTGCATCGCAACTGTTTTGCAAGATGTGTTTTTGTTTTCGGATACAATCTATAATAACATCAGCCTTAATAATAGTAAGATCACGAAAGAGGAAATAGAAGAGGCCGCACGCGAGGTGGGTGCCGAAGAGTTTATTAAACGTCTGCCCGGAGGATTTGAATATAATGTAATGGAGCGTGGCGCAACTTTGTCGGTTGGACAAGCGCAGCTAATATCATTTATCAGGGCATTAGTTTATAACCCTAAGATTTTAGTGTTGGATGAAGCCACGTCATCTGTTGATACAGAAACAGAAGAACTGATCCAAAATGCCATATTGAAATTAATGCAAGGACGCACCACAATCGTAATTGCTCACCGTCTCTCTACGATTCAGAATGCCGACAAAATTATTGTGTTGGATAAAGGGGAGATCAAAGAAATGGGTAATCACCAGGAACTGCTTCGTCTGAACGGTTATTATAAGCGATTGTATGACCTTCAATTTAATTCCGCAGGTATCAAAGTATAG
- a CDS encoding serine hydrolase domain-containing protein, with protein MIQKSTFVCLISVLLISCSNSDNHTEPTPNTNNSSFYFPPLNSDDWETETAASLGWDEAKLNEAITFAQSKNTYGLIILHKGRIVSENYWNNWNKNTKYYIASAGKSVTAYLVGIAQQEGLLKINDKTAHYLGNGWSSLPIAKEELITLKHQLIMTTGLDDNVVDVDCTDPSCLIYKADAGTRWAYHNAPYHLLHDVIAKASNSTISNFTKTRLADQIGMKNYTWINHILWLNTRDMARFGILMLNKGKWGEKTLMTDQQFFADMIHTSNNYNPSYGYLWWLNGKSSFMVPTLQTSFSGPLTPSAPADMYAALGKGDKKIYVIPSLDLVVVRQGDDTGTAVLGPSSFDEQLWAKLKLAIKY; from the coding sequence ATGATTCAAAAGTCTACTTTCGTTTGTTTAATTTCCGTCCTCCTGATTTCCTGCTCAAACTCTGATAACCATACAGAACCAACGCCTAACACTAATAATAGCTCATTTTACTTCCCGCCGCTAAATAGTGATGATTGGGAAACTGAAACAGCTGCGTCATTAGGCTGGGATGAAGCAAAGCTTAACGAAGCGATAACCTTTGCACAAAGTAAAAACACGTATGGCCTTATCATTCTGCATAAGGGCCGTATTGTTTCTGAAAACTACTGGAACAACTGGAATAAAAACACGAAATATTATATTGCTTCTGCTGGAAAAAGTGTTACTGCTTATCTTGTAGGAATTGCACAGCAAGAAGGTTTGCTAAAGATTAATGACAAAACCGCTCATTACTTAGGAAATGGCTGGTCGAGTCTGCCAATAGCAAAAGAAGAACTGATTACACTAAAACATCAGCTCATCATGACAACCGGTTTAGACGACAATGTAGTTGATGTAGATTGCACCGACCCTTCTTGCCTGATTTATAAAGCTGATGCCGGAACTCGATGGGCTTATCACAATGCTCCCTATCATTTGTTGCATGATGTTATAGCCAAAGCATCCAACTCCACAATCAGCAACTTCACTAAAACCAGATTAGCCGATCAAATAGGAATGAAGAATTATACATGGATCAACCATATTCTTTGGCTTAATACCCGGGATATGGCACGCTTTGGAATTCTCATGCTTAACAAAGGAAAATGGGGCGAGAAAACACTAATGACTGATCAACAGTTTTTTGCCGACATGATCCATACTTCCAATAACTACAATCCATCTTATGGCTATTTATGGTGGTTAAATGGTAAATCATCATTTATGGTGCCTACTTTACAAACCAGTTTTTCAGGTCCCTTAACACCTAGTGCCCCAGCTGATATGTATGCAGCCTTAGGCAAAGGAGATAAAAAAATCTATGTAATCCCAAGTCTCGATTTGGTAGTGGTAAGACAGGGTGATGATACGGGCACTGCTGTACTCGGACCATCATCTTTTGATGAACAACTTTGGGCTAAGCTTAAACTTGCTATAAAGTATTAA
- a CDS encoding DUF1579 domain-containing protein — MKKYALLFTVIFLLTICCKVQAQANNDAQMQAWKAYMTPGDIHKMMAKDVGKWKAEVTSWMAPDAPPTKSTAECVDKMILGGRYLHQTFTGNFMGQPFEGIGTIGYDNAKKMFVSSWVDNFGTGMMYMEGPWDDATKSITFKGKCVDPMSGNDMECRQVMKFIDDKTQMMEMYMTQGGKEMKTMEITFTKQ; from the coding sequence ATGAAAAAGTATGCTCTATTATTCACAGTTATTTTCTTACTAACAATCTGTTGTAAGGTACAGGCTCAGGCAAATAATGATGCACAAATGCAGGCCTGGAAAGCTTACATGACTCCCGGAGATATTCACAAAATGATGGCTAAAGATGTAGGTAAATGGAAAGCCGAAGTGACTTCATGGATGGCTCCTGATGCACCTCCAACTAAAAGCACTGCAGAATGCGTTGATAAGATGATTTTGGGTGGACGTTACCTACATCAAACTTTTACAGGAAACTTTATGGGACAGCCATTTGAAGGAATTGGAACGATAGGTTATGATAACGCAAAGAAAATGTTTGTAAGTTCATGGGTCGATAATTTTGGTACGGGCATGATGTACATGGAAGGCCCTTGGGACGACGCAACCAAATCAATCACCTTTAAAGGTAAATGTGTAGATCCGATGTCGGGAAATGATATGGAATGCCGTCAGGTAATGAAATTTATTGATGACAAAACCCAAATGATGGAAATGTACATGACCCAAGGTGGTAAGGAAATGAAAACGATGGAAATCACATTCACTAAGCAATAA
- a CDS encoding PLDc N-terminal domain-containing protein, with translation MFLFENYYYLIIWLQAICAFHCIRKGNQQKWIWLIVFLPLVGCLVYIFTEMINRNQLQGVQSGISSTINPSGKIRKLEDRLKFSNTFNNKITLADAYLELGRTDEAITIYEQSLTGAFTENEHVLSKLINAYYEKERFSDIVTIARKIYNQLKFARSREHMIYALALEQTGDIAKADKEFKMMNGSFSYYEHRYQYGLFLERNEKIEEARLLFEEITEEETHLSAQERRMNRKWFNLVKEQLKVTA, from the coding sequence ATGTTTTTATTTGAGAATTATTACTATCTAATTATCTGGTTACAAGCTATTTGTGCATTTCATTGTATTCGCAAAGGAAATCAACAAAAGTGGATATGGCTAATTGTATTTCTTCCTCTTGTAGGTTGTCTGGTTTATATTTTCACAGAAATGATTAACCGGAATCAACTGCAAGGAGTACAGTCTGGAATTTCATCGACCATTAATCCTTCAGGAAAAATCAGAAAACTGGAAGACAGGCTCAAATTCTCCAATACATTTAATAATAAAATTACATTAGCTGATGCTTACCTGGAATTAGGCAGGACCGATGAGGCCATAACGATATATGAACAAAGTTTAACCGGAGCTTTTACCGAAAATGAGCATGTACTTTCGAAATTGATTAATGCTTATTATGAGAAAGAGCGCTTTTCCGACATTGTAACAATAGCAAGAAAAATCTATAATCAACTAAAATTTGCCCGTTCAAGAGAGCACATGATTTATGCACTTGCATTGGAACAAACTGGAGATATTGCCAAAGCAGACAAAGAATTCAAAATGATGAACGGCAGCTTTTCCTATTACGAACATCGTTATCAGTATGGATTATTTCTTGAAAGAAACGAAAAGATCGAAGAAGCACGACTTCTTTTTGAAGAAATCACTGAAGAAGAAACCCATTTAAGTGCTCAAGAAAGAAGAATGAACCGTAAGTGGTTTAACCTGGTAAAAGAGCAACTTAAAGTAACCGCATAA
- a CDS encoding NAD-dependent epimerase/dehydratase family protein — MEKVLITGGNGFLGSNVARELFNRGYKIKLMMRPMAATDILNDINCDMFYGDIGNLHDVLMAVSDCSYVIHTASITQQWGVTFEEYERINITGTKNVVEACLLHNVKRLIHVSTANTLGPGSIDKPGNELNSFSLLHLNSGYINTKYIAQQYVSEQVERRKLSAIIINPTFMIGPHDSKPSSGKIIFHGLNKRLIFYPSGGKNFVHIQDVCASIANALIVGSIGDCYLIAGENLSYRSFFKLLNEVADQKTFMIKIPSFFLKTAGLIGSILHTLTGKSYKLTYSAAYMLCLSNYYSGQKSERELGIHYSSTKSAVKSAIDWFKTNKYC, encoded by the coding sequence ATGGAAAAAGTATTAATAACCGGAGGCAATGGTTTTTTGGGTTCCAACGTAGCCAGGGAGCTTTTTAACAGAGGATACAAAATAAAATTGATGATGCGTCCAATGGCCGCCACTGATATTTTAAATGATATTAACTGTGACATGTTTTATGGTGATATTGGAAATCTTCACGATGTGTTAATGGCTGTTAGTGATTGCTCCTATGTTATTCATACAGCATCTATAACCCAACAATGGGGAGTAACTTTTGAAGAGTATGAAAGAATTAATATAACCGGAACAAAAAACGTTGTTGAAGCATGTTTACTGCACAATGTTAAACGGTTGATCCATGTGAGTACAGCTAACACATTAGGACCAGGTTCTATAGACAAACCGGGTAATGAGCTGAATTCATTTTCTTTGTTGCATCTCAACTCCGGTTATATCAACACTAAATACATAGCACAGCAATATGTCTCTGAACAAGTTGAACGACGCAAACTCTCTGCAATAATCATCAATCCTACTTTCATGATCGGTCCTCACGACAGTAAACCAAGTTCAGGAAAAATAATTTTTCATGGATTAAACAAACGCCTTATTTTCTATCCTTCCGGAGGAAAGAATTTTGTCCATATCCAGGATGTATGTGCCAGTATTGCAAACGCATTAATCGTTGGGTCAATAGGTGATTGTTATTTAATAGCTGGAGAAAACTTAAGTTACCGTTCCTTTTTCAAGTTATTAAATGAGGTTGCCGACCAAAAGACCTTCATGATCAAAATACCTTCCTTCTTTTTGAAAACAGCAGGTCTAATAGGTTCAATACTACACACACTTACAGGAAAATCTTACAAGTTAACTTATTCAGCTGCGTATATGCTCTGCCTTTCCAACTATTATTCCGGACAGAAGTCGGAAAGAGAGTTAGGTATTCACTACTCTTCAACAAAAAGTGCCGTAAAAAGTGCAATCGATTGGTTCAAAACAAATAAATACTGTTAA
- a CDS encoding SDR family NAD(P)-dependent oxidoreductase — MKTTNYVLITGGSSGLGKELALQCAAKGFNIILIALPGSNAYSLAKHIRIEFDIEVHVFEFDLTNKTILAEKLDFILENFEISFLINNAGIGGTVSISESSFEALDNIIQLNIRSMTFITRRLLPHLIKHNKSYIMNISSMAAFTPIAYKTVYPASKAFVSSFSLGLREELQGSGLSVSVVYPGPIMTNSNVSGRIMKQGFMARLGLLPTQEIARIALNKTLNGHAVIIPGLWNSISYNLMKMLPLETKLKIVSREVRKEVELSF, encoded by the coding sequence ATGAAAACAACTAATTATGTTTTAATAACTGGCGGAAGTTCCGGACTTGGTAAAGAACTGGCTTTGCAATGTGCAGCTAAAGGATTCAACATTATCCTTATTGCTCTACCCGGTAGCAATGCATATTCCTTGGCCAAACATATCAGGATTGAGTTTGACATTGAGGTTCATGTATTTGAATTTGATCTTACCAACAAAACAATTCTGGCTGAAAAACTGGATTTTATATTAGAAAACTTTGAGATAAGTTTTCTGATTAACAACGCCGGAATAGGTGGCACAGTATCGATAAGTGAGTCATCGTTTGAAGCACTGGATAATATTATACAACTGAACATTCGAAGCATGACCTTTATCACCCGTCGCTTACTTCCTCACCTGATCAAGCACAATAAAAGTTACATCATGAACATCTCAAGCATGGCAGCTTTTACACCTATTGCCTATAAAACTGTTTACCCGGCCTCAAAAGCCTTTGTATCATCTTTTTCTTTAGGTCTGCGTGAAGAACTACAGGGCTCAGGGTTGTCGGTCAGTGTAGTTTACCCAGGTCCCATTATGACCAATTCAAACGTTTCGGGAAGGATAATGAAACAAGGCTTTATGGCGAGATTGGGCTTATTACCTACACAAGAAATCGCCAGAATAGCACTCAATAAAACACTAAATGGTCATGCAGTTATTATTCCGGGCTTATGGAATTCTATAAGTTATAATCTAATGAAAATGCTGCCTTTAGAAACCAAGCTAAAAATTGTATCAAGAGAAGTGAGAAAAGAAGTTGAACTATCATTTTAA
- a CDS encoding DUF6134 family protein — protein sequence MISFIKHISTAVSLFLFIPSIWAQEQLLKYKVLFKGDNIGNMSCFQKQDGDNTYLKLVSCAQLQMLMKIKINLEEESMFKNGKLLYSSSLKTVNGKEKTNKQTKATDYGYMTFSKEKNGTIKCDPIDYNITLLYYKEPKDNQLIYSDSFQQLLRIKQTDTHLYKLELPDGNFNYYYYKNGICYKVEIHHTLYTIHLQLIS from the coding sequence ATGATATCCTTTATAAAACATATATCAACTGCAGTCTCATTGTTTTTATTCATCCCCTCTATTTGGGCTCAGGAACAATTGTTAAAGTATAAGGTGCTCTTTAAAGGCGACAATATTGGCAATATGAGCTGCTTTCAGAAGCAAGATGGTGACAACACCTACCTAAAACTGGTTTCTTGTGCGCAACTGCAAATGCTCATGAAAATAAAGATAAATCTGGAAGAGGAATCGATGTTTAAAAATGGGAAACTGCTCTATTCATCATCATTGAAAACTGTAAACGGAAAAGAAAAAACTAACAAACAAACTAAAGCCACTGATTATGGTTATATGACGTTTTCAAAAGAGAAAAATGGAACGATTAAATGTGACCCAATCGACTACAATATCACACTACTGTACTACAAAGAACCTAAAGATAACCAATTGATTTATTCCGATAGTTTCCAACAGCTTTTGCGAATTAAACAAACAGACACACACCTTTACAAGCTTGAACTCCCGGATGGGAACTTCAATTACTATTATTATAAAAATGGTATTTGTTATAAAGTAGAAATTCATCATACCCTTTACACTATTCATCTGCAGCTGATAAGCTGA
- the sucD gene encoding succinate--CoA ligase subunit alpha, which yields MSVLVNKNSKVIVQGFTGSEGTFHASQMIEYGTNVVGGVTPGKGGQHHLELPVFNTVADAVKETGADVSIIFVPPAFAADAIMEAAAAGIKVIICITEGIPTKDMIQVKEYLTDKDCRLIGPNCPGVMTAGEAKVGIMPGFIFTPGRVGIVSKSGTLTYEAVDQITKQNLGQSTAIGIGGDPIIGTTTKEAVELLMNDPETDGIIMIGEIGGGMEAEAARWIKEYGTKPVVGFIAGQTAPPGRRMGHAGAIVGGADDTAAAKMKIMRECGIRVVESPAEIGEAMAEELKKAGKI from the coding sequence ATGAGCGTACTAGTTAATAAAAACTCAAAAGTTATCGTTCAGGGATTCACAGGAAGCGAAGGTACTTTCCACGCTTCTCAAATGATTGAATACGGAACAAACGTAGTGGGTGGTGTAACTCCGGGCAAAGGTGGCCAGCATCATCTTGAATTACCAGTATTTAATACTGTGGCTGATGCGGTAAAAGAAACCGGAGCTGATGTGTCGATCATTTTCGTTCCGCCTGCATTTGCTGCTGACGCTATCATGGAAGCTGCTGCTGCTGGCATCAAAGTAATTATTTGTATCACTGAAGGTATTCCTACCAAAGATATGATCCAGGTAAAAGAATACTTAACAGATAAAGACTGCCGTTTAATCGGTCCTAACTGTCCTGGTGTTATGACTGCAGGCGAGGCTAAAGTTGGTATTATGCCAGGCTTTATCTTCACTCCTGGTCGTGTTGGTATTGTTTCTAAATCAGGAACTTTAACTTACGAAGCGGTTGATCAAATTACTAAACAAAATTTAGGTCAGTCAACAGCGATCGGTATTGGTGGAGACCCAATCATTGGTACTACTACCAAAGAAGCTGTTGAATTATTAATGAACGACCCTGAAACTGACGGTATCATCATGATTGGTGAGATTGGTGGTGGTATGGAAGCTGAAGCTGCACGTTGGATCAAAGAATACGGTACTAAACCTGTTGTTGGTTTCATCGCAGGACAAACAGCTCCTCCGGGACGTCGTATGGGCCACGCCGGTGCTATTGTTGGTGGCGCTGACGATACTGCTGCTGCAAAAATGAAAATTATGCGTGAGTGCGGTATCCGCGTAGTAGAATCTCCTGCTGAAATTGGCGAAGCTATGGCAGAAGAGTTGAAGAAGGCCGGAAAAATCTAA